One segment of Paraburkholderia bonniea DNA contains the following:
- the nudB gene encoding dihydroneopterin triphosphate diphosphatase, translating into MSKPPKIPESVLVVIHTPALEVLIIERADRPGFWQSVTGSKDHLDEPLAETAQREVAEETGIVVSRNALLDWQHQIEYDIYPVWRHRYAPGVTRNTEHWFSLQVPDGTEVTLSPREHTAFVWLPYKAAAARCFSRSNQEAILQLPERMNLLLNSPLRDSV; encoded by the coding sequence ATGTCAAAACCGCCCAAGATTCCGGAGTCTGTTCTCGTCGTGATTCATACCCCCGCGCTGGAGGTGCTGATTATCGAGCGTGCCGACCGTCCGGGGTTCTGGCAGTCGGTCACCGGATCGAAAGATCATCTGGACGAGCCGCTGGCCGAAACCGCTCAGCGTGAAGTCGCGGAAGAAACCGGCATTGTCGTGAGCAGGAATGCTTTGCTCGACTGGCAGCATCAGATCGAGTACGACATTTATCCGGTCTGGCGGCATCGTTATGCGCCAGGGGTGACGCGTAACACCGAGCACTGGTTCAGCCTTCAGGTGCCGGATGGCACTGAGGTCACGCTCTCACCGCGAGAGCACACGGCGTTTGTCTGGCTTCCTTATAAAGCCGCCGCTGCGCGTTGTTTTTCGCGCTCTAACCAGGAGGCGATCTTGCAATTGCCAGAGCGGATGAACCTGCTTCTGAATTCACCACTACGGGATAGCGTGTGA
- a CDS encoding acyl-CoA dehydrogenase C-terminal domain-containing protein, which translates to MGQYAAPLRDMQFVLHELLNVEAEISQMPPHADLDADTINQVLEEAGKFCSEVLFPLNQSGDREGCTYVGDGVVKTPAGFKEAYQQYVEAGWPALGCDPEYGGQGLPVFVNNALYEMMNSANQAWTMYPGLSHGAYECLHAHGTPEQQKTYLPKLVAGVWTGTMCLTEPHCGTDLGILRSKAEPNSDGSYAISGTKIFISSGEHDLAENILHLVLARLPDAPKGTKGISLFLVPKFVPDAAGNPGERNGVKCGSIEHKMGIHGNATCVINLDGAKGWLVGEPNKGLNAMFVMMNAARLGVGMQSLGLTEVAYQNSLVYAKERLQMRSLTGPKAPEKAADPIIVHPDVRRMLLTQKAYAEGARAFSYWSALHIDKELSHADEAVRKEAADLVALLTPILKAFLSDNAFEGTNHAMQIYGGHGFIAEWGMEQYVRDARINMIYEGTNSIQALDLLGRKVLGDMGAKLKKFGKLVTDFVEAEGVKPEMQEFINPLGDIGDKVQKLTMELGMKAMQNPDEVGAAAVPYLRTVGHLVFSYFWARMARIALDKQASGDPFYQAKLATARFYFAKLLPETAMTIRQARAGSKTMMDVEEALF; encoded by the coding sequence ATGGGACAGTACGCCGCGCCACTGCGCGACATGCAATTCGTATTGCACGAGCTGCTTAATGTCGAAGCCGAAATCAGCCAGATGCCACCGCATGCTGATCTCGATGCCGACACGATCAACCAGGTGCTCGAAGAAGCGGGCAAGTTCTGCTCCGAAGTGTTGTTCCCGCTCAATCAGAGCGGCGACCGCGAAGGCTGCACGTATGTTGGCGATGGCGTAGTGAAGACGCCCGCTGGTTTCAAGGAGGCTTACCAGCAATACGTCGAAGCGGGCTGGCCCGCACTGGGCTGCGACCCGGAATATGGCGGCCAGGGCTTGCCGGTCTTCGTCAACAACGCGCTGTACGAGATGATGAACTCGGCCAATCAGGCGTGGACGATGTATCCGGGCCTGTCACATGGCGCATACGAATGCCTGCATGCGCACGGCACGCCCGAGCAGCAAAAAACTTATCTGCCGAAGCTGGTCGCAGGCGTCTGGACCGGCACGATGTGTTTGACCGAGCCGCATTGCGGCACCGACCTCGGTATTTTGCGTAGCAAGGCTGAGCCTAATAGCGATGGCTCATACGCAATCAGCGGCACCAAAATCTTCATCTCCAGCGGCGAGCATGATCTCGCGGAAAACATCCTCCACCTAGTGCTGGCCCGTTTGCCTGATGCGCCGAAAGGTACCAAAGGCATCTCGCTGTTTCTCGTGCCGAAGTTTGTTCCGGATGCGGCAGGCAATCCCGGCGAGCGCAATGGCGTGAAATGCGGCTCCATCGAACACAAGATGGGCATTCACGGCAACGCTACCTGCGTGATTAATCTCGATGGTGCCAAGGGCTGGCTGGTCGGTGAGCCGAATAAGGGTTTGAACGCGATGTTCGTGATGATGAATGCGGCGCGTCTTGGCGTTGGCATGCAAAGTCTTGGCTTGACTGAAGTCGCTTATCAAAACTCGCTGGTGTACGCCAAAGAGCGTTTGCAGATGCGTTCACTGACTGGCCCGAAAGCCCCTGAAAAAGCGGCCGACCCGATCATCGTTCACCCCGATGTGCGGCGCATGCTGCTGACGCAAAAAGCCTATGCCGAAGGTGCCCGGGCCTTTTCCTACTGGTCAGCGCTGCATATCGACAAAGAGCTGTCACACGCGGACGAAGCCGTGCGCAAAGAAGCCGCTGATCTGGTGGCGCTGCTCACGCCAATTCTCAAGGCGTTTTTGTCAGACAACGCGTTCGAGGGCACGAATCACGCGATGCAGATCTACGGCGGCCACGGCTTTATCGCTGAATGGGGCATGGAGCAATATGTGCGCGATGCCCGCATCAACATGATTTACGAAGGCACCAACTCAATTCAAGCGCTTGATCTGCTGGGCCGCAAGGTGCTGGGCGATATGGGCGCGAAGCTCAAGAAATTCGGCAAGCTGGTGACCGATTTTGTCGAAGCAGAAGGCGTGAAGCCGGAGATGCAGGAGTTCATCAACCCGCTCGGCGATATCGGCGACAAGGTGCAAAAGCTGACGATGGAGCTCGGCATGAAGGCGATGCAGAATCCCGACGAAGTCGGCGCCGCGGCTGTGCCGTATCTGCGCACGGTGGGGCATCTGGTGTTTTCGTACTTCTGGGCCCGCATGGCGCGTATCGCACTCGACAAGCAAGCGTCAGGCGATCCGTTTTACCAGGCCAAGCTGGCGACGGCCCGTTTCTATTTCGCCAAGCTGCTGCCTGAAACCGCGATGACCATCCGTCAGGCTCGGGCAGGATCGAAGACGATGATGGATGTCGAAGAAGCTCTGTTTTAA
- the aspS gene encoding aspartate--tRNA ligase, with translation MPMRSEYCGLVTEQLLGQTVSLCGWVHRRRDHGGVIFIDLRDREGLVQVVCDPDRAEMFKAAEGVRNEFCVQITGVVRSRPEGTINNSLKSGKIEVLCHELTVLNPSITPPFPLDDDNLSETTRLTHRVLDLRRPQMQHNLRLRYRVAMEVRKYLDAQGFIDIETPMLTKSTPEGARDYLVPSRTNPGQFFALPQSPQLFKQLLMVANFDRYYQIVKCFRDEDLRADRQPEFTQIDCETSFLSEQEIRDLFEAMIRHVFQAALDVDLGEKFPVMLYSEAMRRFGSDKPDLRVKLEFTDLTDAVKDVEFKVFSTPANAKDGRVAALRVPKGGELSRGDIDSYTEFVRIYGAKGLAWIKVNEVAKGRDGLQSPIVKNLHDAAVAAIIERTGAQDGDIIFFAADRAKVVNDSLGALRLKIGHSEFGKANGLVETGWKPLWVIDFPMFEYDEEENRYVAAHHPFTSPKDEHLEYLETDPGRCLAKAYDMVLNGWEIGGGSVRIYQEEVQSKVFRALKISAEEAQIKFGFLLDALQYGAPPHGGIAFGLDRIITMMAGADSIRDVIAFPKTQRAQCLLTQAPSEVDERQLRELHIRLRQPEQKA, from the coding sequence ATGCCGATGAGATCTGAATACTGCGGTCTGGTGACCGAGCAACTGCTGGGCCAGACTGTTTCGCTGTGTGGCTGGGTTCATCGTCGACGCGACCACGGTGGCGTCATTTTTATTGACCTGCGTGACCGTGAGGGCCTGGTTCAGGTCGTATGCGATCCTGATCGCGCCGAGATGTTCAAGGCGGCTGAAGGGGTGCGCAATGAATTCTGCGTCCAGATCACCGGTGTGGTGCGTAGCCGCCCGGAAGGCACGATCAATAACAGCCTGAAAAGCGGCAAGATTGAGGTGCTGTGCCACGAACTGACGGTGCTCAACCCGTCGATCACGCCGCCGTTCCCGCTGGACGACGACAACCTGTCCGAAACAACTCGCCTGACCCATCGGGTGCTTGATTTACGCCGCCCGCAAATGCAGCACAACTTGCGGCTGCGTTATCGCGTGGCGATGGAAGTGCGCAAGTATCTCGATGCACAGGGTTTCATCGACATCGAAACTCCGATGTTGACGAAAAGCACGCCCGAGGGTGCCCGCGATTACCTCGTGCCGTCGCGTACCAATCCAGGCCAGTTCTTCGCGCTGCCGCAGTCGCCACAACTCTTCAAACAGTTGCTGATGGTGGCGAACTTCGATCGCTACTATCAGATCGTCAAATGCTTCCGCGACGAAGATCTGCGTGCTGACCGCCAGCCTGAATTCACGCAGATCGATTGCGAAACCTCGTTTTTGAGCGAGCAGGAAATTCGTGACCTGTTCGAAGCGATGATTCGTCACGTGTTCCAGGCGGCGCTTGATGTCGACCTGGGCGAAAAATTCCCGGTGATGCTGTATTCGGAAGCCATGCGCCGTTTTGGCTCCGACAAGCCAGATTTGCGTGTGAAGCTCGAATTCACTGATTTGACCGACGCGGTTAAAGATGTCGAATTCAAGGTGTTCAGCACGCCCGCCAATGCCAAAGATGGGCGCGTTGCGGCGCTGCGGGTGCCGAAGGGCGGTGAGCTTTCGCGTGGCGATATCGACAGCTATACCGAATTCGTGCGTATTTATGGTGCCAAGGGCCTTGCGTGGATCAAGGTCAATGAAGTGGCGAAGGGCCGTGATGGCTTGCAAAGTCCGATCGTCAAGAATCTGCACGACGCAGCGGTGGCCGCCATTATCGAGCGTACCGGCGCGCAAGATGGCGACATCATTTTCTTCGCGGCTGACCGGGCGAAGGTCGTGAACGACAGCCTCGGCGCGTTGCGTCTGAAGATTGGGCATTCCGAATTCGGCAAGGCTAATGGGCTGGTTGAAACAGGCTGGAAGCCGTTATGGGTGATCGACTTCCCGATGTTCGAATACGACGAGGAAGAAAACCGCTACGTCGCGGCGCACCATCCGTTCACCAGCCCGAAAGATGAACATCTTGAGTACCTCGAAACCGATCCTGGCCGCTGTCTGGCCAAAGCCTACGACATGGTGCTGAATGGCTGGGAGATCGGCGGCGGCTCCGTGCGGATTTATCAGGAAGAAGTGCAGAGCAAGGTGTTCCGCGCGCTCAAGATCAGTGCTGAAGAAGCGCAGATCAAGTTCGGCTTCCTGCTTGATGCGCTGCAGTACGGCGCGCCGCCCCATGGCGGGATCGCGTTTGGCCTCGACCGCATCATCACGATGATGGCCGGTGCCGATTCGATTCGGGACGTGATTGCATTCCCGAAAACACAACGTGCTCAATGTTTGTTGACGCAGGCTCCGAGCGAAGTAGACGAGCGTCAATTGCGCGAGTTGCATATCCGTTTGCGTCAGCCAGAACAAAAGGCATAA
- a CDS encoding phospholipase D-like domain-containing protein, whose product MDGADSRDLPHWRPRWRQALPGQRYRGGYRFTVGNAVRLFHSGEPFFTALLARIDAATTDVMLETYIFADDGVGRAVSDALLRAAARGVRVRVITDGLGTGRLRLLNEWPAGGIEHCIYNPHLFGRFGFSRTHRKLAVIDQRFAYCGGINIISDVEQNGVLLPFPRWDFAVELSGPSVADVRAAFELQWCRIQPGRSPSSVAAAAVATAMAASVSANPNANPSPDQTRESTSRRVWRRIRKRSFLAAGEPCVAFVARDNLINRRAIEKAYLVAIGKARAQVLLANPYFMPGRKLRRALKHAAQRGVDVRLVIGKKEFAALDYAVPFLYRSLLRAGVKIAEYERTMLHGKVAVVDSNWCTVGSSNLDALSLVLNNEANVLLVLHPEIDALREALLVAFDEAHQINLATYEARPAGERLLNWAAYTAYRTVMRLLTVGGYD is encoded by the coding sequence ATGGATGGCGCTGACTCGCGCGATCTGCCGCACTGGCGGCCACGTTGGCGGCAGGCGTTGCCTGGTCAGCGTTACCGGGGTGGGTACCGGTTTACGGTGGGTAACGCCGTGCGCTTGTTTCATTCTGGCGAGCCGTTTTTTACCGCGTTGCTCGCACGTATCGACGCAGCCACGACAGACGTGATGCTCGAAACCTATATTTTTGCCGACGATGGCGTAGGCCGCGCGGTGTCCGATGCGTTGCTGCGTGCGGCAGCGCGTGGCGTGCGCGTGCGAGTGATTACTGATGGGCTAGGCACAGGCCGTTTGCGCTTGTTGAATGAGTGGCCCGCAGGCGGTATCGAACATTGCATTTACAACCCGCATTTATTTGGCCGCTTTGGTTTTTCCCGCACGCATCGCAAGCTGGCTGTGATTGACCAACGCTTCGCTTATTGCGGCGGGATCAACATCATCAGTGACGTTGAGCAAAATGGCGTGTTGCTGCCTTTTCCGCGCTGGGATTTCGCGGTTGAACTGAGTGGCCCGTCCGTAGCGGATGTGCGTGCTGCGTTTGAACTGCAATGGTGTCGGATTCAGCCGGGCCGCTCGCCGTCATCGGTGGCGGCCGCAGCAGTGGCCACGGCTATGGCTGCCAGCGTGAGCGCTAACCCCAACGCTAACCCCAGCCCCGATCAGACCCGCGAATCCACCAGCCGGCGCGTTTGGCGGCGCATTCGCAAGCGTTCTTTTCTGGCGGCGGGTGAGCCCTGCGTGGCCTTCGTGGCGCGCGACAACCTGATTAACCGCCGCGCAATCGAAAAAGCGTATCTGGTCGCCATTGGCAAAGCGCGGGCGCAAGTGTTGCTGGCCAATCCGTATTTCATGCCTGGCCGCAAGCTGCGGCGCGCGTTGAAGCACGCTGCCCAGCGCGGTGTGGATGTGCGTTTGGTGATTGGTAAAAAAGAATTTGCCGCGCTTGATTACGCCGTGCCGTTTTTATACCGGTCGTTGCTGCGTGCCGGGGTGAAGATCGCTGAGTACGAAAGGACGATGCTGCATGGCAAGGTAGCGGTGGTCGATTCGAACTGGTGCACGGTCGGGTCATCCAATCTCGATGCGCTGAGCCTCGTGCTGAATAACGAAGCGAATGTTTTGCTGGTGCTGCACCCTGAAATCGACGCGCTGCGTGAAGCATTGCTGGTTGCCTTCGACGAGGCGCACCAGATCAATCTGGCTACCTATGAAGCTCGCCCTGCAGGGGAGCGCTTGCTGAACTGGGCTGCCTACACGGCTTACCGGACGGTGATGCGATTGCTGACGGTCGGCGGATATGACTAG
- a CDS encoding TetR/AcrR family transcriptional regulator: MRKGEQTRVAILDAALELASREGLEGLTIGVLAERMQMSKSGVFAHFGSREDLQVEVVREYHRRFEEEVFFPSLGEARGLPRLRAMISRWIEKRIHEVTTGCIYISGAVEYDDRADNPVREQLVSSVNIWRAALLRAIAQAVAEGHLRADTEPQLMLFELYSLTLGLHHDARFLHLPEAAQLTWAALEKLIVSYQSKDR, encoded by the coding sequence ATGCGAAAAGGCGAACAGACACGCGTCGCAATTCTCGATGCCGCCCTTGAACTGGCAAGCCGCGAAGGACTGGAAGGTCTGACGATTGGCGTGTTGGCCGAGCGCATGCAGATGAGCAAGAGCGGCGTTTTTGCACATTTTGGCTCGCGTGAAGATCTCCAGGTCGAGGTGGTGCGCGAGTATCACCGTCGTTTCGAAGAAGAAGTGTTTTTCCCCAGCCTGGGTGAGGCGCGCGGTTTGCCGCGCTTGCGTGCGATGATCTCGCGCTGGATTGAAAAGCGCATTCACGAAGTCACCACAGGTTGCATCTACATTAGTGGCGCAGTTGAATACGACGACCGCGCTGATAACCCGGTGCGCGAACAACTGGTATCGAGCGTCAATATCTGGCGCGCGGCGTTGCTGCGAGCCATTGCGCAAGCGGTGGCAGAAGGGCATCTACGGGCGGACACGGAGCCGCAACTGATGTTGTTCGAACTGTATAGCCTCACGCTTGGCCTGCATCACGATGCGCGTTTTCTGCATCTGCCAGAGGCGGCGCAACTGACTTGGGCCGCGCTGGAAAAACTGATTGTTTCGTACCAGAGTAAAGATCGTTAA